One genomic region from Papaver somniferum cultivar HN1 unplaced genomic scaffold, ASM357369v1 unplaced-scaffold_24, whole genome shotgun sequence encodes:
- the LOC113340843 gene encoding ammonium transporter 3 member 2-like, whose translation MGILSGSIPWFTMMVVHKKSELLQKVDDTMAVFHTHAIAGSLGGILTGLFAEPKLNRLFYSTEAKYIGLFYGLQMGEVKNGFRQLGLQLSGIVFVAGLNIIVTSIICLFIQLFVPLRMSEKHIEIGDEIIHGEEAYAMWGDDEKQNV comes from the coding sequence ATGGGAATTCTCTCGGGATCTATTCCTTGGTTCACTATGATGGTTGTTCACAAAAAATCTGAACTACTTCAGAAAGTTGATGATACAATGGCAGTATTTCACACTCATGCTATTGCAGGAAGCCTCGGCGGAATACTAACTGGTTTATTTGCGGAACCAAAATTAAACCGTTTATTTTACTCCACAGAAGCCAAGTACATTGGCCTTTTCTATGGTTTACAAATGGGTGAAGTCAAAAACGGATTCCGGCAGCTAGGACTTCAGTTGTCAGGAATTGTGTTTGTGGCTGGTCTTAATATTATAGTCACATCCATCATTTGTCTGTTCATTCAACTATTTGTACCTTTAAGAATGTCTGAGAAGCACATAGAGATTGGAGATGAAATCATACATGGTGAAGAAGCTTATGCTATGTGGGGAGATGATGAAAAACAAAACGTTTAA
- the LOC113340902 gene encoding protein arginine N-methyltransferase PRMT10-like, which produces MGTNGGGRTNGGGGGVDKGVDFANYFCTYGFLYHQKEMLCDRVRMDAYYNSIFENKEHFIGKTVLDVGTGSGILAIWSAQAGAKKVYAVEATKMSEHARELVKANNLQDVVEVIEGTVEDITLPEKVDVIISEWMGYFLLRESMFDSVIVARDRWLKPTGMMYPSHARMWVAPIRSGLGDQKMSDFEACMGDWSNFLKETKTYYGVDMSVLTNSFGAEQKKYYLQTSIWNNLHPHQVIGKPCIIKEMDCLTATVSEIRSVQASFSSLITEDRTRLCGFAGWFDVHFRGNKENPAKTEVELTTAPSMENGTHWGQQVFLLHPSIHVREGDELNVSFSMDRSKENHRLMEVELGCEMREASGKQHPSFSKRFYIE; this is translated from the exons ATGGGTACTAATGGCGGCGGCCGAacaaatggtggtggtggtggtgttgacaAAGGTGTTGATTTTGCTAATTACTTCTGTACTTATGGGTTTCTTTATCACCAGAAAGAGATGCTTTGCGATAGAGTTAGAATGGATGCTTATTACAACTCCATTTTTGAGAACAAAGAACATTTCATTGGAaag ACTGTGTTGGATGTAGGAACAGGAAGTGGAATTCTTGCGATTTGGTCAGCGCAAGCTGGTGCTAAGAAAGTTTATGCGGTTGAAGCGACTAAAATGTCTGAACATGCTCGTGAGCTTGTTAAAGCTAATAATCTTCAAGATGTAGTGGAGGTGATTGAGGGTACTGTTGAAGATATTACTTTACCTGAGAAAG TTGATGTTATTATCTCTGAGTGGATGGGATATTTTCTTCTGCGCGAGTCTATGTTTGATTCTGTGATAGTTGCGCGTGACCGCTGGTTGAAGCCGACTGGAATGAT GTACCCAAGCCATGCCCGAATGTGGGTGGCGCCTATCAGATCTGGGTTGGGAGATCAGAAAATGAGCGATTTTGAAGCCTGTATGGGTGATTGGTCCAATTTTCTGAAGGAAACTAAAACATACTATGGTGTTGATATGAGTGTTTTGACAAACTCTTTTGGGGCGGAGCAGAAGAAATACTACTTGCAG ACATCAATATGGAATAACCTTCATCCTCATCAAGTCATTGGAAAGCCTTGTATCATCAAAGAGATGGACTGTTTGACGGCAACAGTAAGTGAGATTCGCAGTGTACAAGCAAGCTTTTCGTCGTTGATCACCGAGGACAGGACAAGGCTGTGTGGGTTTGCTGGATGGTTTGATGTTCATTTCCGG GGAAACAAGGAGAATCCAGCTAAAACCGAGGTGGAGTTGACAACTGCTCCTAGCATGGAAAACGGGACACATTGGGGCCAACAG GTGTTCCTCCTGCACCCTTCTATACATGTTAGAGAAGGGGATGAGTTGAATGTCTCTTTCTCAATGGACCGTTCCAAAGAAAACCATCGGTTGATGGAGGTTGAGCTTGGTTGTGAGATGCGAGAGGCATCTGGGAAGCAGCATCCCTCATTTTCTAAAAGATTTTATATAGAATGA